The nucleotide window TCCTCATGGGTATGATTCCCCGATCTGGCTGAAACAATTTTGGCACAAGCTGTCGCAGAACATTGTCCCGGTGAGCCATCTTTGTCGCAAACTGTCGCAGACCCGTATGCCTGCTCAGACTTGATGCATGAAGCCGCATTGAGAGAAAGGTCATTCAAGAGCGGATGACAGGAGTGGCCATCACCGATGGCCGCAACTGTCGCGAACTATGCAATGCAGCATTCCTGAGACAGATCGCGACAATTCCCGGCCGCGGTCGGCAAAGTTCTGCGACATCCGGACTTCATCGTGCGCACGCTCAACGAAGCAGGAGCGTTACATGTACGATGCGATGCACGCCGTTTCCCGCGGGGCCGTTCCGGAAATCTCGAAAGGATCACCGGCCGAGGGCGATGAAGACTACACTACACCGAAGGGACTGTTTCTTCGTAGAGCCGCAGTGCGGATAGGTTGGCTGCTCGTGTTCGTGTTGCGGAATACCTCGGCCTCGGCCACCCCCCTTGATTTGATGTACTGTGGGGATCGTGCGACTGTTTCGCGCCTCGTGACGGAGGACGACGGTTTGACGTCCGAGCACAATCCTAAGTTCGTGTGCAGAGTGCCCGACTTTACTTCTTGCAGGCCATGTCTTCGCGTCAGTCGCGAAAGCTCATTCTCCGGGCCGATCAGGCTGACGGCCGTCGCATGCAAACATGACGGCAACGGCAACTGGCACACCGCTCAAGCCTGGGGCGTCGGCTTTGGCAGTGCTTCGTTCATGCCTGTTGGCGGCGGCAATTCTCCGTTCTCGATCGTGCAGCAGGGCTTCGTCCTCGGCCGCGCCCTTAGGCCGCGGCCACATCCTTGCGTGCTGGCAGCTTTGGATCATCCTGCCACCGCGGAACATTATTTCAGATCGGCCGTCTGATTTTTCAACAGCAGATTCCCGCATGCTCTGACGAGATCATGGTCGACATATGTCTTGCCAGGCCAGGTCACCAATTCCGGTGGAAAGGCATCTTTGGCACGATAGCTGCCCCTACTAGCGACGAGTGCAGCCAACCGTTCTTTGACGTCCGGCAAGGAACGAAATTCCTCGGCGCAGCCTGGCGCAAGCGCCGCCACAACCGCGCGATCGCTTTTCTCGGACGCCAGCCTTTCGGCTTTCGATGGACTGAGAAATCCAAACGCCTGCACCAATAGGTAGGCGCCAACGACCATTCCGGATGCGCCGGCCCACAAGCTGACCTTCACCGCCTGCCAATTCACTTCGATCCTCTCCATGGGGTTCTCCTTCCGGTTCAGGATCTCCTGACAGATTTCCTCTCCTGTCGATTACCCTCCGGAGAGAATTATGGTTGTAAGGTTGTACGCTCCAGTGTCTCAAGCCGCGTGATTGGTTCTGAGGTTACCTCACAAGCAATGCGGCCAACGTTTGGTGAGCCGGATGATATCGGGCTGTGTTGCCACGCTTTTGCAGAGACGCGCAACACGCGGTAGCAACTACATGACGCGTTTTCCAAGCCCGGGCGATTGATGATTGAAATCCTGCCTCGATGCCGCCGGATCAGACCCGCCTGTTCCATCCGTCCCATTTCTGTCGTCACTCCTGCGCGTCGCACAGCAATGGCCCGGCCGAGGACGTCGTGGGTCAAGGCAATATCATTTGACTGAAGCCTGTCGCTGGCCACGAGCAGCCATCGTGCGAGCCGTTCACGCAGCGTATGCCTCGTGTTACACGCGACTAACTGGGAGCTGTGTATCAGAGCAGAGTGAACATAGGTCAGCAGGAGTTTGCGTAGTTCCGGGAGGGCCTCGATGAGGGTCACGAGGTCGTCGGCGTTGATCCGAAGAGCATCGCCCGCGACTTGAACGGTACATCGATGTGGCGATATTGCTCCTCCAAGAACGAGGGGAATTCCTACAAAGTCGCCAGCTCCCAACGTTCTGATTTCCACCTGGGTACGATCCGCTCCCGCTTTGGCGAACAGAGATGCGGCGCCACTCTCGATGAAATAGGCAAAACGCAGCCGGACGTTTCGCTCAAGCAAGGCCTGCCGCCTTGCAATCGGAACGCGCGTCACACGTGCAAGTACTGCTTCGTGGCAATCGCTGGAAAGCTGGCCAAGGAGCCCATTCGAAGGATGCCATGCCGTGTCGTCCAGCCCTTGCCTGCCCGTCATGGGCCGATTCGATATGTCCGCCATCATTTGGTATTCTGAAAGCATGATCTCCTCCTGGCCGAGCGTAATGGGGCTTAGACGCTGAATCTGGTCCCGAAAGGTCCGGGAAGGTAGTCGGGTCATCGCCACGGCATGTCGGGGAATCCCTGACGGGATCGACGGCTATTTCCGACAGCCAAAGCTGCATTTTAATGGTCGATGAAGCTGAGGTGAGGCTTGTTCGAAACACGCGGGGATGCCAGGTGCACTATTCGCCATGACACAAACAACTTCACGGATGGCGCGCCGATCGCTGATCTTGCTCGTGATGGCTGGTGCTATTCCGCTGCTTGTCTTTGCGGGATGGGTTGCTTTCCTGAACGCGCGGCAGGACCGCAACGCGGCGCGACTTGCAGCGTTTGAAACGCTCGATCGCGTTGCGACCCGCGTAACTTCCGAACTTGGCACACAGATCGAGGTGGCGGAAACGCTGGCTGCTTCGGCTGCGTTGGACCAGCCCGATTTGCAGATGTTCTATCGTGAGGCAAAACGCCTCAAGGAT belongs to Bradyrhizobium icense and includes:
- a CDS encoding Crp/Fnr family transcriptional regulator, with the translated sequence MLSEYQMMADISNRPMTGRQGLDDTAWHPSNGLLGQLSSDCHEAVLARVTRVPIARRQALLERNVRLRFAYFIESGAASLFAKAGADRTQVEIRTLGAGDFVGIPLVLGGAISPHRCTVQVAGDALRINADDLVTLIEALPELRKLLLTYVHSALIHSSQLVACNTRHTLRERLARWLLVASDRLQSNDIALTHDVLGRAIAVRRAGVTTEMGRMEQAGLIRRHRGRISIINRPGLENASCSCYRVLRVSAKAWQHSPISSGSPNVGRIACEVTSEPITRLETLERTTLQP